A stretch of the Tardiphaga sp. 709 genome encodes the following:
- a CDS encoding transglutaminase family protein — MRLRIAHSTTYRYEPPASGVIQILRMTPGSHDGQYVAEWQIDVSTDSRLDLHEDAFGNVTHVLTHGPIADLTVTVEGLIDTQDTGGVLKGTDERFPPSFFLRQTDLTDASAAMQAFAKDLAPSAETDVLGFLHALMMAINEHMTFDVDPTSTGTSASEAFIGKRGVCQDYAHIFIACARSAGVPARFVSGHFWRADGETNQQAGHAWAEAYVPDLGWVGFDPANAICTTDAHARVAIGLDYLGAAPVRGTRYGGGTETLTVAVKVDQANGRGQSQSQSQS, encoded by the coding sequence ATGCGCCTGCGTATCGCCCATTCGACGACCTATCGCTACGAGCCGCCGGCTTCGGGCGTGATCCAGATTTTGCGGATGACGCCGGGCAGCCATGACGGCCAGTATGTCGCCGAGTGGCAGATCGACGTCTCCACCGATTCCCGCCTCGATCTCCATGAAGATGCATTCGGCAATGTGACCCATGTGCTGACCCATGGGCCGATCGCCGACCTCACCGTGACCGTCGAAGGCCTGATCGACACCCAGGACACCGGGGGCGTGCTGAAGGGCACCGATGAGCGATTTCCGCCGAGCTTCTTCCTGCGCCAGACCGACCTGACCGACGCCAGCGCAGCGATGCAGGCTTTTGCCAAGGACCTTGCGCCAAGCGCCGAAACCGACGTGCTCGGCTTCCTGCACGCGCTGATGATGGCCATCAACGAGCACATGACCTTCGACGTCGATCCAACCAGCACCGGCACCTCGGCCAGCGAGGCCTTCATCGGCAAGCGTGGCGTCTGCCAGGATTACGCGCATATCTTCATCGCCTGTGCCCGCTCGGCCGGCGTCCCTGCCCGCTTCGTCTCCGGCCATTTCTGGCGTGCCGATGGCGAGACCAACCAGCAGGCCGGGCATGCCTGGGCCGAGGCCTACGTGCCGGATCTCGGCTGGGTCGGCTTCGACCCTGCCAATGCCATCTGCACCACCGACGCCCATGCCCGCGTTGCCATCGGCCTGGATTACCTTGGCGCAGCCCCTGTCCGCGGCACCCGTTATGGCGGCGGCACGGAAACCCTGACCGTCGCCGTCAAGGTCGATCAGGCCAATGGCCGCGGCCAGTCGCAGTCGCAGAGCCAGTCCTGA
- a CDS encoding GNAT family N-acetyltransferase, translating to MTEADLSSVLAIADAVHPDFPEDEVVFANRLALDPNGCAVLEAQDGIKGYLVSHPWQFREPPSLNSLLTMPAAPSTFYIHDLALLPETRRSGAATVAVDMMAARARLMQLPNMTLVAVNNSVHFWQRHDFTIMRDSELDQKLQSYGDNARFMVRDLTQKDLS from the coding sequence ATGACGGAGGCAGATCTGTCGTCCGTCCTCGCCATCGCCGATGCCGTTCATCCCGATTTCCCCGAAGATGAGGTCGTGTTCGCGAACCGCCTGGCGCTCGATCCCAACGGTTGCGCCGTGCTCGAAGCCCAGGACGGGATCAAGGGTTATCTCGTCAGCCATCCCTGGCAATTCAGGGAGCCGCCGTCACTGAACAGCCTGCTGACAATGCCCGCAGCGCCCTCGACCTTCTACATTCACGATCTCGCATTGCTGCCCGAAACCCGCAGATCCGGCGCGGCGACTGTGGCCGTCGATATGATGGCGGCACGCGCCCGGCTGATGCAACTGCCCAACATGACGCTTGTTGCCGTCAACAATTCAGTTCATTTTTGGCAACGGCACGATTTCACCATCATGCGCGATTCCGAACTGGATCAAAAACTGCAAAGCTACGGCGACAACGCACGTTTCATGGTCCGGGACCTCACTCAAAAAGACCTCTCGTAA
- a CDS encoding NADPH:quinone oxidoreductase family protein yields the protein MPRAIVCRELGSPESLRLEQFASVPLKPGQVRVAVRAAGINFPDILMAAGEYQLKPELPFTPGMEAAGDVSEIASDVPGIAVGDRVIVKLRHGGYADEVVVTPAQLTSLPSTFDYAEGATFLAAHGTAHHALVDRGQIRSCEVLLVHGAGGGVGLAAVEIGKLLGATVIAAASSEEKLAVAKARGADHGVLYGSEPFRDAVKRITEGRGADVVFDPVGGEIFEQSLRCINWGARLLVIGFTGGIGVAKTNLVLIKGASVLGVRAGEAARRDPKIGEARIAQLLAWAEAGKIRPNVSHRLPLADVAAAMRLLTERKAIGRVALTMG from the coding sequence ATGCCGAGAGCAATCGTTTGCCGTGAGCTCGGGTCACCTGAAAGCCTGCGCCTCGAACAATTTGCATCAGTGCCGCTGAAACCCGGGCAGGTCCGCGTTGCCGTGCGCGCCGCCGGAATCAATTTTCCGGACATCCTGATGGCGGCCGGCGAATATCAGCTCAAGCCCGAACTGCCGTTCACGCCGGGCATGGAAGCCGCCGGCGACGTCAGCGAAATCGCCAGCGATGTGCCGGGCATCGCGGTCGGGGATCGCGTTATCGTCAAGCTGCGTCATGGCGGCTATGCGGACGAAGTTGTGGTGACGCCAGCGCAACTCACTTCACTGCCGTCGACATTCGACTATGCGGAGGGGGCGACGTTTCTTGCGGCGCATGGCACCGCGCATCACGCGCTGGTCGATCGCGGGCAGATCAGATCCTGCGAAGTGCTGCTGGTACACGGCGCCGGCGGCGGCGTCGGTTTGGCAGCGGTGGAGATCGGCAAGCTGCTGGGCGCCACGGTCATCGCGGCTGCATCGTCGGAAGAGAAGCTTGCAGTCGCCAAAGCGCGTGGTGCGGATCATGGCGTACTGTATGGCTCCGAACCGTTCCGTGACGCGGTCAAGCGCATCACCGAGGGGCGCGGCGCCGATGTGGTGTTCGATCCGGTCGGTGGCGAAATCTTCGAGCAGAGCCTCCGCTGCATCAATTGGGGTGCGCGGCTGCTCGTGATCGGCTTCACCGGTGGCATCGGCGTGGCGAAAACCAATCTCGTGCTCATCAAAGGCGCCAGCGTGCTCGGCGTTCGTGCCGGCGAGGCGGCGCGGCGTGATCCGAAGATCGGCGAAGCCCGCATTGCGCAGCTCCTCGCATGGGCAGAGGCAGGAAAGATCAGGCCAAATGTTTCGCATCGCCTGCCGCTGGCGGATGTCGCAGCTGCCATGCGGCTGCTAACGGAGCGCAAGGCGATCGGCCGTGTGGCGCTGACCATGGGCTGA
- the gpt gene encoding xanthine phosphoribosyltransferase → MADHPELSAEERAGKAFPVSWDQFHRDCRALTWRLNSAGPFHAIIAITRGGLVPAAIVARELGVRVIDTVCIASYEHNKRGELQVLKGLSADALKLGGGDGKGLLIIDDLVDTGKTARIVRDMLPKAHFATVYAKPMGRPLVDTYITEVSQDTWIFFPWDLGLSFQPPMREGAG, encoded by the coding sequence ATGGCCGATCATCCGGAATTGAGTGCTGAGGAGCGCGCCGGCAAGGCATTCCCGGTGTCCTGGGATCAATTCCATCGCGATTGCCGCGCGCTGACCTGGCGGCTGAACAGCGCCGGTCCATTTCATGCGATCATCGCCATCACCCGTGGCGGGCTTGTGCCGGCTGCGATCGTGGCGCGCGAGCTCGGCGTCCGTGTCATCGATACGGTGTGCATCGCGAGCTATGAGCACAACAAGCGCGGCGAGTTGCAGGTACTGAAGGGGCTCTCGGCCGATGCGTTGAAACTCGGCGGCGGCGACGGCAAGGGCCTCTTGATCATCGACGACCTCGTCGATACCGGCAAGACGGCGCGCATCGTTCGCGACATGCTGCCGAAAGCTCACTTCGCGACTGTCTATGCCAAGCCGATGGGGCGGCCGCTGGTGGATACGTACATCACCGAAGTCTCGCAGGACACCTGGATCTTCTTTCCGTGGGATCTCGGCCTGTCGTTCCAGCCGCCGATGCGCGAAGGCGCGGGCTAG
- a CDS encoding 2-hydroxychromene-2-carboxylate isomerase produces the protein MIEFFFDCSSPWTYLAFHNIQPLAKEFREEISWRPILVGGIFNSINPSVYESRKTPVPAKARYMKKDLGDWARSAGLAIKMPPTVFPVNSVKAMRGCIWLGNDAMVPFARAVFEAYWGDDKDISRDDVLTEICTRTGIDPAKFFAGIGDQANKDQLKVNTDEVIARGGFGSPTIYLDKTDMYFGNDRLPLIREALQRRRVGAASAESAA, from the coding sequence ATGATCGAATTCTTCTTCGACTGTTCCAGCCCCTGGACCTATCTCGCCTTCCACAACATCCAGCCGCTGGCGAAGGAATTCCGCGAGGAAATCTCGTGGCGGCCTATTCTGGTCGGCGGCATCTTCAATTCGATCAATCCCAGCGTCTATGAATCGCGCAAGACGCCGGTGCCGGCGAAGGCGCGCTACATGAAGAAGGATCTCGGTGATTGGGCGCGCTCGGCAGGCCTGGCTATCAAGATGCCGCCGACGGTGTTTCCGGTGAACAGCGTTAAGGCGATGCGCGGTTGCATCTGGCTCGGTAACGACGCCATGGTACCGTTCGCGCGCGCGGTGTTCGAAGCCTATTGGGGCGACGACAAGGATATCTCGAGAGATGATGTTCTCACGGAGATTTGTACGCGCACCGGCATCGATCCCGCGAAATTCTTCGCAGGCATCGGCGATCAGGCGAACAAGGACCAGCTCAAGGTCAATACCGATGAGGTGATCGCACGGGGCGGCTTCGGCTCGCCGACCATCTATCTCGACAAGACCGACATGTATTTCGGCAATGACCGCCTGCCGCTGATCCGCGAGGCGCTGCAGCGTCGCCGCGTTGGCGCTGCAAGCGCCGAGAGCGCAGCCTGA
- a CDS encoding competence/damage-inducible protein A, giving the protein MTEIVTAGILVIGDEILSGRTKDKNIGFIAEYLTNIGIDLKEVRVVSDDEPDIIAALDALRKRYTYVFTTGGIGPTHDDITADAVAKAFGVKIDHHPEVVARFQERFGADLNEARLRMARIPDGADLIQSATILAPGFKIDNVIVMAGVPTIMQAMMDIVSPKLKSGLRMLSDTVKANAREGDVGGPLRDIAKAHPDTIIGSYPFMDEQGKPNTNLVVRSRDQDKLNAAMEAVKAMLATINAPK; this is encoded by the coding sequence ATGACCGAGATTGTAACTGCGGGCATCCTGGTGATTGGCGACGAGATTCTGTCAGGCCGGACCAAGGACAAGAACATCGGCTTCATCGCTGAGTATCTCACCAATATCGGCATCGATCTCAAGGAAGTCCGCGTCGTCTCCGACGACGAGCCGGACATCATCGCTGCGCTCGATGCGCTGCGTAAACGCTACACCTACGTTTTTACCACTGGCGGCATCGGCCCCACCCACGATGACATCACAGCGGATGCGGTCGCCAAGGCGTTCGGCGTCAAGATCGATCATCATCCCGAAGTGGTCGCACGTTTCCAGGAGCGCTTCGGCGCCGACCTGAACGAAGCCCGGCTGCGGATGGCACGCATCCCTGACGGCGCCGACCTGATCCAGAGCGCGACCATTCTGGCGCCCGGCTTCAAGATTGACAATGTGATCGTGATGGCCGGCGTGCCGACGATCATGCAGGCGATGATGGACATCGTGTCGCCGAAGCTGAAATCTGGTTTGCGGATGCTATCCGATACGGTGAAGGCCAATGCGCGGGAGGGGGACGTCGGTGGTCCGCTGCGCGATATCGCGAAGGCGCATCCGGATACGATCATCGGCAGCTATCCGTTCATGGACGAACAGGGCAAGCCGAACACCAATCTGGTGGTGCGTTCGCGCGATCAGGATAAGCTCAATGCGGCAATGGAGGCCGTCAAAGCGATGTTGGCGACAATCAACGCGCCTAAGTGA
- a CDS encoding SDR family oxidoreductase — MTNKIALVTGAGTGVGRAASLALMNAGFTVVLAGRRLELLQETQKLGAANGGKSLPVSADMADPASIAALFARTMQEFGRLDVLFNNAGMGAPAIPFEDLGLEQWQAVVNTNLTAPFLCTQHAFRIMKDQTPRGGRIINNGSISAHAPRPFSAAYTSTKHAITGLTKASNLDGRAYDIAVGQVDIGNAATPMTDRMVNGPGVLQPDGTSKQEPRMDAKAVGDAVAYMAGLPLDANVLTMTVMATKMPFVGRG; from the coding sequence ATGACCAACAAGATCGCACTTGTGACCGGAGCTGGCACCGGCGTCGGCCGTGCCGCATCGCTCGCGCTGATGAATGCGGGCTTCACCGTCGTGCTCGCCGGTCGCCGGCTCGAACTGCTGCAAGAGACCCAAAAGCTCGGCGCGGCCAATGGCGGCAAGAGCCTCCCCGTGAGCGCCGACATGGCGGACCCCGCCTCCATTGCCGCGCTGTTCGCTAGGACCATGCAGGAATTCGGCCGGCTCGACGTGCTGTTCAACAATGCCGGCATGGGCGCGCCCGCGATTCCGTTCGAAGACCTCGGCCTCGAACAGTGGCAGGCTGTGGTGAACACTAATCTCACCGCGCCGTTCCTGTGCACGCAGCACGCCTTCCGCATCATGAAGGATCAGACGCCCCGCGGCGGCCGCATCATCAATAATGGCTCGATCTCGGCGCATGCACCGCGCCCGTTCTCCGCCGCCTACACGTCGACCAAACACGCCATCACCGGCTTGACCAAGGCCAGCAATCTCGACGGCCGCGCCTATGACATCGCCGTCGGCCAGGTCGATATCGGCAACGCCGCCACACCCATGACCGACCGCATGGTCAACGGCCCCGGCGTGCTGCAGCCCGACGGCACCTCGAAGCAGGAGCCACGCATGGACGCCAAAGCCGTCGGCGACGCTGTCGCCTATATGGCTGGCCTGCCGCTCGACGCCAATGTGCTGACCATGACGGTCATGGCGACAAAGATGCCGTTCGTCGGACGCGGCTAA
- a CDS encoding circularly permuted type 2 ATP-grasp protein, whose product MAVAFDEMNGPQGELRPAYEELSRWLKETPPDALEHRRQEAELLFRRIGITFAVYGDSESTERLIPFDVIPRIISGKEWTLLEKGLKQRTRAINMFLKDIYHGRDILRAGLIPDDLIFQNPVFRPEMNGQDVPHDVYVHIAGIDIVRTNPDEFFVLEDNARTPSGVSYMLENREIMMRLFPDLFARHRVAPVEKYPDELLSCLRSVAPRSASTEPTVALMTPGVYNSAYYEHSFLADKLGVELVEGRDLIVKNDEVFMRTTEGLKRVDVIYRRVDDDFLDPLTFRPDSALGVPGLMSAYMAGNVTLANAVGTGIADDKAIYSYMPEVVKFYLGEEPILKNVPTWRCREAGDLAYVLDHLSELVVKEVHGSGGYGMLIGPAATKATIEAFRDKLKREPEGFIAQPTLALSTCPTCTESGLAPRHVDLRPFVLTGSKNVSIVAGGLTRVALKEGSLVVNSSQGGGTKDTWILDE is encoded by the coding sequence ATGGCAGTCGCGTTCGACGAAATGAACGGGCCTCAAGGCGAGCTCCGCCCGGCCTATGAAGAACTCTCCCGCTGGCTCAAGGAGACGCCTCCGGACGCTTTGGAACATCGCCGCCAGGAAGCGGAGCTGCTGTTCCGCCGGATCGGCATCACCTTCGCGGTTTACGGCGACTCCGAATCCACCGAACGGCTGATCCCCTTCGACGTCATTCCGCGGATCATTTCCGGCAAGGAATGGACCCTGCTGGAAAAGGGCCTGAAGCAGCGCACCCGCGCCATCAACATGTTCCTCAAGGACATCTATCACGGCCGGGATATTCTCCGCGCCGGCCTGATCCCCGATGACCTGATCTTCCAGAATCCAGTGTTCCGTCCGGAGATGAACGGCCAGGACGTCCCCCACGATGTCTATGTGCACATTGCCGGGATCGACATCGTCCGCACCAATCCGGACGAATTCTTCGTTCTCGAAGACAATGCCCGCACGCCCTCCGGCGTCTCCTACATGTTGGAGAACCGCGAGATCATGATGCGGCTTTTCCCCGACCTGTTCGCGCGGCATCGCGTCGCGCCGGTCGAGAAATATCCCGACGAGCTATTGTCCTGCCTGCGCTCCGTCGCACCGCGCTCGGCCTCGACAGAGCCCACCGTTGCGCTGATGACACCCGGCGTCTACAACTCGGCCTATTACGAACACTCGTTCCTCGCCGACAAGCTCGGGGTCGAACTGGTCGAGGGCCGCGACCTCATCGTCAAGAACGATGAAGTCTTCATGCGCACCACCGAAGGCCTCAAACGCGTCGACGTGATCTATCGCCGCGTCGATGACGATTTCCTCGATCCCCTCACCTTCCGCCCGGATTCAGCGCTCGGCGTCCCCGGCCTGATGTCCGCCTATATGGCTGGCAACGTCACGCTGGCCAACGCAGTCGGCACCGGCATCGCCGACGACAAGGCGATCTACAGCTACATGCCGGAAGTGGTGAAGTTCTATCTCGGCGAAGAGCCGATCCTGAAGAACGTTCCGACCTGGCGCTGTCGCGAAGCGGGCGATCTCGCTTATGTGCTCGATCACTTAAGCGAACTCGTCGTCAAGGAAGTCCACGGCTCCGGCGGTTACGGCATGCTGATCGGGCCTGCTGCTACAAAAGCAACGATTGAAGCTTTCCGCGACAAGCTGAAGCGCGAGCCGGAAGGCTTCATCGCCCAGCCGACGCTGGCGCTCTCGACCTGCCCGACCTGCACCGAGTCAGGCCTCGCACCGCGGCATGTCGATCTTCGTCCCTTCGTGCTCACCGGCAGCAAGAACGTCTCCATCGTCGCAGGCGGGTTGACCCGCGTCGCGCTGAAGGAAGGCTCGCTGGTGGTGAATTCCAGCCAGGGCGGCGGCACCAAGGACACATGGATACTGGACGAATAA
- a CDS encoding glutathione S-transferase N-terminal domain-containing protein, whose amino-acid sequence MIDLHYAPTPNGWKISIMLEECGLPYTVVPMQLGRGDQHQPEFLKLSPNGRMPAIVDHAPADGGAPVSIFESGAILIYLAEKSGRFMPAEMRKRFDVMQWLMWQMGGLGPMLGQNGHFLLYAPEKIPYAMDRYTREAKRLYGVLDAHLGEGRDYIAGDYSIADMACFPWIMTHKAQGLTLDDFPNVKRWFAQVRARPQVQAGLAVGKQEKKPMDEQARKIMFGVDAPAHAQAQQ is encoded by the coding sequence ATGATCGACCTGCATTACGCACCGACGCCGAACGGCTGGAAAATCTCGATCATGCTGGAGGAATGCGGGCTGCCCTATACGGTCGTCCCGATGCAGCTCGGTCGCGGCGACCAGCACCAGCCGGAGTTTCTGAAACTCAGCCCCAACGGCCGCATGCCGGCCATTGTCGATCATGCGCCCGCCGATGGCGGCGCACCGGTCTCGATTTTCGAGAGCGGCGCAATCCTGATCTATCTCGCGGAGAAGTCCGGCCGGTTCATGCCGGCCGAGATGCGAAAGCGTTTCGACGTCATGCAATGGCTGATGTGGCAGATGGGCGGGCTCGGCCCCATGCTCGGCCAGAACGGACATTTCCTGCTCTATGCCCCCGAAAAGATTCCCTATGCGATGGATCGCTATACCCGCGAAGCCAAACGCCTGTACGGCGTACTCGATGCGCATCTCGGGGAAGGCCGCGATTACATCGCCGGCGACTACTCCATCGCCGACATGGCGTGCTTTCCGTGGATCATGACCCATAAGGCGCAGGGGCTGACGCTGGATGATTTCCCGAACGTGAAGCGCTGGTTTGCGCAGGTCCGCGCACGGCCGCAGGTGCAGGCGGGGCTTGCCGTCGGCAAGCAGGAGAAGAAGCCGATGGATGAGCAGGCGAGGAAGATCATGTTCGGTGTCGATGCACCGGCGCATGCGCAGGCGCAGCAATAG
- a CDS encoding alpha-E domain-containing protein, with protein MLSRTAENLYWLARYVERAEYLARTIEATLRVTALPNTYIGQTNEWDSALLTAGVSAAFYEIYEEANETNVVEYLSFSTANPSSIRNCIEAARLNSRSVRTALTGEMWDTINSAWLELQSAWSGGAKTREQLANFLRFVQETSLRFDGSAYRTMLRNDAYWFSRLGLHLERADNTARILDVKYHLLLPEDEHVGGPLDYYQWTSILRSVSALTAYHWVYRETLKPWLIADLLILNDTLPRSLASCYGNLVRNLDQIGVSYGRQGAAQRHARGVRNRLEHSNMQDIFQHGLHEFIQEFIADNSRLGDIIAKQYLI; from the coding sequence ATGCTGTCGCGCACCGCCGAGAACCTTTACTGGCTAGCCCGCTATGTCGAACGCGCCGAATATCTCGCGCGCACGATCGAGGCGACACTGCGCGTCACCGCGCTGCCGAATACCTATATCGGCCAGACCAACGAATGGGATTCGGCGTTACTGACCGCAGGCGTCAGCGCGGCCTTTTACGAGATCTATGAGGAAGCCAACGAGACCAATGTCGTCGAATATCTCTCGTTCTCGACGGCCAATCCCTCCTCGATCCGCAACTGCATCGAAGCCGCACGCCTGAACTCGCGCTCGGTCCGCACCGCACTGACCGGCGAGATGTGGGACACGATCAACAGCGCGTGGCTGGAGCTGCAATCCGCCTGGAGCGGCGGCGCCAAGACACGCGAGCAACTGGCGAACTTCCTCCGCTTCGTGCAGGAAACATCGCTGCGCTTCGACGGCTCAGCCTACCGGACCATGTTGCGCAACGACGCCTACTGGTTCTCGCGGCTCGGCCTGCATCTGGAGCGCGCCGACAACACCGCGCGCATTCTCGACGTCAAATATCATCTGCTGCTGCCCGAGGACGAACATGTCGGCGGCCCGCTCGACTACTATCAGTGGACTTCGATCCTACGCTCGGTCTCCGCGCTGACGGCCTATCACTGGGTCTATCGCGAGACGCTGAAGCCCTGGCTGATCGCCGACCTGCTGATCCTCAACGACACGCTGCCGCGCTCGCTGGCGAGCTGCTATGGCAATCTGGTCCGCAATCTCGACCAGATCGGCGTGTCCTATGGCCGTCAGGGCGCAGCGCAGCGCCACGCCCGCGGCGTCCGAAACCGGCTCGAACACAGCAACATGCAGGATATTTTCCAGCATGGGTTGCATGAATTCATCCAGGAATTCATTGCAGATAACAGCCGTCTGGGCGACATCATTGCCAAACAATACCTGATTTGA
- a CDS encoding methionine synthase, which produces MLFPTTIAGSLPKPEWLAEPNKLWPTWRSSGDELLRAKRDATLLAVKVQEDAGVDIVTEGEQARQHFVHGFLEKVDGIDFAHKVEMGIRKDRYKAMVPQVIAPLQLKGRVHAFEAQAARAHTTNKFKFTLPGPMTIIDTLSDSYYGDRVKMAFAFAELLNQEALALQADGVDMIQFDEPAFNVFMDEAADWGVKALERAAQGLTCATAVHICYGYGIKANTDWKETLGSEWRQYEEIFPAIDASPIQQVAIECRNSRVPLELLGLLKNKIVQAGVIDVASDEVETPEDVVAAIEAVMKHVPKDKIVPTTNCGMAPMQRDIAEAKLRALGAGAKLARQKLG; this is translated from the coding sequence ATGCTGTTTCCAACCACCATCGCCGGCTCGCTGCCGAAGCCCGAATGGCTCGCCGAGCCGAACAAGCTGTGGCCGACCTGGCGCTCCTCCGGCGACGAACTGCTGCGCGCCAAGCGCGACGCGACGCTGCTGGCGGTGAAAGTGCAGGAAGATGCCGGCGTCGACATCGTCACCGAAGGCGAGCAGGCGCGGCAGCATTTCGTCCATGGCTTTCTGGAAAAGGTCGACGGCATCGACTTCGCCCACAAGGTCGAGATGGGCATCCGCAAGGACCGCTACAAAGCGATGGTGCCGCAGGTGATCGCGCCGCTGCAGCTCAAGGGCCGCGTGCACGCCTTCGAGGCGCAGGCTGCCCGCGCGCATACGACGAACAAGTTCAAGTTCACGCTGCCCGGCCCAATGACCATTATCGATACCCTGTCGGACAGCTATTACGGCGACCGCGTCAAGATGGCCTTTGCCTTCGCCGAACTGCTGAACCAGGAAGCGCTCGCGCTGCAGGCCGACGGCGTCGACATGATCCAGTTCGACGAGCCTGCCTTCAACGTCTTCATGGACGAAGCCGCCGACTGGGGCGTCAAGGCGCTGGAGCGCGCCGCGCAGGGCCTCACTTGCGCGACTGCGGTTCACATCTGCTACGGTTACGGCATCAAGGCCAATACCGACTGGAAGGAAACCCTCGGCAGCGAGTGGCGACAGTATGAAGAGATCTTCCCCGCCATCGACGCCAGCCCGATCCAGCAGGTCGCCATCGAATGCCGCAATTCGCGCGTGCCGCTGGAATTGCTGGGACTGCTGAAGAACAAGATCGTGCAGGCCGGTGTGATCGACGTCGCCAGCGATGAGGTCGAGACGCCGGAAGACGTCGTCGCCGCCATCGAGGCCGTGATGAAGCACGTGCCGAAGGACAAGATCGTGCCGACGACCAATTGCGGCATGGCGCCGATGCAGCGCGATATCGCCGAGGCGAAGCTGAGGGCGCTGGGTGCAGGTGCGAAGCTGGCGAGGCAGAAACTGGGGTAA
- a CDS encoding proteasome-type protease — protein MTYCCGILVKDGLVMIADTRTNAGLDNISTFRKLHIFNQPGDRIMAVASAGNLAISQSVLSTLSEGLENPTTGELETLLNAPTMFQAAQRIGRAIRHVNATEGKALEAEDINFDVSFLFGGQIKGAKMRLFMIYPAGNFIECTVDTPYLQIGEHKYGKPVLDRAMHYDVELYEALKTGLISMDSTMRSNIGVGLPIDVLVVRADVCDADLNHRIEAGEPYFHDLRSRWSAALRAAHQNIPRPPYKKDN, from the coding sequence ATGACTTATTGCTGCGGAATTCTCGTCAAGGACGGCCTGGTGATGATCGCGGACACGCGCACCAATGCCGGGCTCGACAATATCTCGACCTTCCGCAAACTGCATATCTTCAACCAGCCCGGCGACCGCATCATGGCGGTGGCCTCCGCGGGCAATCTGGCAATCAGCCAGTCGGTGCTCTCCACCCTGAGCGAGGGCCTCGAGAACCCGACCACCGGCGAGCTGGAGACCCTGCTGAACGCACCTACGATGTTTCAGGCTGCGCAGCGCATCGGCCGCGCCATCCGGCACGTCAACGCTACCGAGGGCAAGGCGCTGGAGGCCGAGGATATCAATTTCGACGTCTCGTTCCTGTTCGGCGGCCAGATCAAGGGCGCCAAGATGCGGCTGTTCATGATCTACCCGGCCGGCAATTTCATCGAATGCACGGTGGACACACCCTATCTGCAGATCGGCGAGCACAAATACGGCAAGCCGGTACTCGACCGCGCGATGCATTACGACGTCGAATTGTACGAGGCGCTCAAGACCGGCCTGATCTCGATGGACTCGACCATGCGCTCGAATATCGGCGTCGGCCTGCCGATCGATGTGCTGGTGGTGCGCGCCGATGTCTGCGATGCCGATCTCAATCACCGTATCGAAGCCGGCGAGCCCTATTTCCACGACCTGCGCTCGCGCTGGTCGGCAGCACTGCGCGCGGCACATCAAAACATTCCGCGCCCGCCCTACAAGAAAGACAATTGA